In the Leptospira limi genome, one interval contains:
- a CDS encoding GNAT family N-acetyltransferase, which produces MILVEDCAHVLKPIKGIGEKGDFVLYSPHKHLPIPEGAALIIRNSGPSQIEWKDEDTHQIVKLSKGHYLKVKNTRFYLLTWFSKRLAQKIGIRSRNSNVPNYNEDSLNQTVAYPLMANVSKRFLISALSSIGEVVRHKFQIQRIWDAVLDEFIPIQSERSESYIPYLTEYNFPNLEIAKANFERLYSLHYPVSVWPDLPPEIRSNPLYYKSSIHLRETSFYLPTHFSLSSKEVSLFSNSKNSNIFFSLEATNLDEENWNSELNSIDAVNLLQTLFYGEAKKHIEGWGIKRILLKSNGKKIGLVQVLSKTYFYLFHVLRINRGPLFYEGVSEEEKKSALHYIAKWVSKFSFLFINPEMLNTGKNLVSLFRMGYRTRRAIPWSSSLVDLSLDLDDLRKELDGKWRNMLNAAEKTELKLVISETEESFQWILDRYSELMNQKEFSGIPISFLKGIKAESDQNQKLVQLIAMYQGEKVAGICISMANGTGTYLVGWNGEEGRKLKANQYLLWNAIVYLRSQCCRYFDLGGIDEENTPKIAEFKIGVNGQRYELAGEFVR; this is translated from the coding sequence GTGATCTTAGTGGAAGATTGTGCTCATGTTTTAAAGCCGATTAAAGGAATTGGAGAGAAAGGTGATTTTGTGTTGTATAGTCCGCACAAACATTTACCAATTCCAGAAGGTGCTGCACTGATTATAAGAAATAGTGGGCCATCTCAAATTGAATGGAAAGATGAAGATACTCATCAAATAGTTAAGTTATCTAAAGGACATTATCTAAAAGTTAAAAATACTAGGTTTTATTTACTTACTTGGTTTTCTAAAAGATTAGCACAAAAAATTGGAATTCGTTCTCGGAATTCAAATGTTCCAAATTATAATGAGGATAGTTTAAACCAAACAGTTGCTTATCCGTTAATGGCTAATGTTTCTAAACGGTTTCTAATTTCCGCACTTTCTAGTATTGGCGAAGTAGTTCGGCATAAATTTCAGATTCAAAGGATATGGGATGCTGTTCTGGATGAGTTCATCCCAATTCAATCAGAACGATCTGAAAGTTATATTCCCTATTTAACGGAATATAACTTTCCTAATTTGGAGATTGCAAAGGCTAATTTTGAGCGATTGTATTCTCTTCATTACCCTGTTTCCGTTTGGCCTGATCTTCCTCCGGAAATCCGTTCTAATCCACTCTATTATAAAAGTTCTATTCATTTACGAGAAACTAGTTTTTACCTGCCAACCCATTTTTCATTGTCCAGTAAAGAAGTATCTTTATTTAGTAATTCAAAGAATTCTAATATATTTTTTTCACTGGAAGCTACTAATTTGGATGAGGAAAATTGGAATTCGGAATTAAATTCCATCGATGCAGTAAATCTATTGCAAACGCTCTTTTATGGTGAGGCCAAAAAACATATCGAAGGTTGGGGAATTAAACGTATTTTATTGAAATCAAACGGTAAAAAAATTGGCCTAGTTCAAGTTTTATCTAAAACCTATTTTTATTTGTTCCATGTTCTTAGAATCAATCGAGGTCCATTGTTTTATGAAGGTGTTAGTGAAGAGGAAAAAAAATCTGCACTACACTATATTGCTAAATGGGTATCCAAGTTTAGTTTTTTATTTATCAATCCGGAAATGCTAAATACAGGAAAAAACCTTGTATCACTTTTTCGCATGGGTTATCGGACTCGCCGTGCCATTCCTTGGTCATCTTCTTTAGTCGATCTTTCATTGGATTTAGATGATTTAAGAAAAGAATTGGATGGCAAATGGAGAAATATGTTAAATGCAGCGGAGAAAACTGAATTAAAGTTGGTTATAAGTGAAACTGAAGAAAGTTTTCAATGGATTTTAGATAGATACTCAGAACTTATGAATCAGAAAGAATTTTCAGGAATTCCCATCTCTTTTTTAAAAGGAATAAAAGCTGAGTCCGATCAAAATCAAAAGTTAGTTCAGCTAATTGCTATGTATCAAGGTGAAAAGGTAGCGGGGATTTGTATCTCAATGGCTAACGGTACTGGAACTTATTTAGTTGGTTGGAACGGCGAAGAAGGTCGTAAGTTAAAAGCAAATCAATATTTGCTTTGGAATGCAATTGTTTACCTGCGCTCACAATGTTGTCGTTATTTTGATTTAGGGGGTATTGATGAAGAAAATACTCCTAAAATAGCTGAATTTAAAATTGGAGTCAATGGTCAAAGATACGAATTGGCTGGTGAGTTTGTCCGTTAA
- a CDS encoding TIGR04326 family surface carbohydrate biosynthesis protein yields MINNKDSNSTTVLIWDQTDPPPKFEGITLLWNEFLEDKNSNLFSIPRLVEQNSDKYREFYLGLAHDLGEFKIKGRMIVDWLEIKPGLSFWWMTLIVENNYGKTLEIPNRIKFFALFDFLENREVNTLKIVTGNKLLYKSVKEYAAEKKVNFKFNFNDSSLAKSVFERIYSYFPLFSKVVLFFLHYTLIRWRFLFNSKQKYKPAKYVFINYFLNFSLGIEKGTPFSSDYWGKIIPALNQANISTHWLHFYVDYNLLPTVNKAVSLTKSFTQSERNQQHTLIDSYLSFSILFKSLIDYFKIYFISLKIGLIKKAFRYKKANIWELYKEDLIDSLRGRASLLNCIYVNLFSKISLDLVSSEKVFYLQENQSWEIALVHALQSKNIEVIGVPHATIRYWDLRYFYDPRSYVKEGHCPLPYPNQITINGPGAKSALLDSKFPKEKIIDVEALRYMFLSRFNNRKKTSVKRKTFLKMLVLGDYLPSATAKQMSVLQEAYSGVDNNIEITVKPHPICPVNKEDYPNIQFDVITDSLVDVLELFDLVYTSNITSASVDAYCAGLPVISFLDGETLNMSPLRGRKGVFFISNSTELDLAVQAAKEMKTSDLDIFFNLDENIPKWRQLLKL; encoded by the coding sequence ATGATAAATAATAAAGATTCCAATTCAACTACCGTTCTAATTTGGGATCAGACAGATCCTCCTCCAAAATTTGAAGGAATCACTTTATTATGGAATGAGTTTTTAGAAGACAAAAATTCAAATTTGTTTTCTATTCCGAGACTTGTAGAACAAAATTCAGATAAATACAGAGAATTTTATTTAGGTTTGGCCCATGACTTGGGAGAGTTTAAAATCAAAGGCCGTATGATTGTTGATTGGTTGGAAATAAAACCTGGGCTCAGCTTTTGGTGGATGACTCTAATTGTTGAAAATAACTATGGAAAAACTCTAGAGATTCCCAATCGTATTAAGTTTTTTGCTTTGTTTGATTTTTTGGAAAACAGAGAAGTTAATACACTAAAAATTGTCACCGGGAATAAGCTTTTATATAAGTCTGTAAAAGAATATGCAGCGGAAAAAAAAGTAAATTTTAAATTCAATTTTAATGACTCTTCTCTAGCGAAATCAGTTTTTGAAAGAATTTATTCTTATTTTCCTCTTTTTTCTAAAGTAGTTCTCTTTTTTTTACATTATACTTTAATTAGGTGGAGATTTCTTTTTAATTCAAAACAAAAATACAAACCGGCAAAGTACGTTTTTATCAATTATTTTTTAAATTTTAGCCTTGGTATTGAAAAAGGGACTCCGTTTTCTTCCGATTATTGGGGGAAAATTATTCCAGCCTTAAACCAGGCAAACATAAGCACACATTGGCTCCATTTTTATGTAGATTATAATTTACTGCCAACTGTCAATAAGGCCGTCTCATTAACAAAATCATTCACGCAGTCTGAAAGAAACCAACAACACACTCTAATTGACAGTTACCTTTCTTTTTCTATTTTGTTTAAATCCCTTATTGATTATTTTAAAATTTATTTTATTTCTTTAAAGATTGGATTAATAAAAAAAGCCTTTCGATATAAAAAAGCAAATATTTGGGAACTTTATAAAGAGGATTTGATTGATTCCTTGAGGGGACGAGCCTCCTTATTAAATTGTATATATGTAAATCTTTTTTCTAAGATATCTCTTGATTTGGTTTCTTCTGAGAAAGTATTTTACTTACAGGAAAACCAGTCATGGGAGATCGCACTGGTTCATGCTCTGCAGTCTAAAAATATAGAAGTTATTGGTGTTCCGCATGCTACAATTCGCTACTGGGATTTGAGATATTTTTACGATCCGCGTTCTTATGTAAAAGAAGGACATTGTCCGCTTCCGTACCCTAATCAAATCACAATTAATGGGCCTGGAGCAAAATCGGCGTTACTGGATTCTAAATTTCCAAAGGAAAAAATTATAGATGTAGAAGCGCTTAGATATATGTTTTTAAGCCGTTTCAACAATAGAAAAAAAACTTCGGTGAAGCGAAAAACATTTTTAAAGATGTTGGTACTCGGGGATTACCTTCCTTCGGCAACCGCAAAACAAATGTCTGTATTACAAGAAGCCTATTCTGGCGTGGATAACAACATTGAAATCACTGTGAAACCTCATCCTATTTGTCCCGTAAATAAAGAAGATTATCCGAATATTCAATTTGATGTAATTACGGATTCTTTAGTGGATGTTTTGGAATTATTTGATTTAGTTTATACTAGTAATATAACTTCTGCATCCGTGGACGCGTATTGTGCAGGTCTTCCCGTAATTTCATTTCTTGATGGGGAGACATTGAATATGAGTCCTTTGCGAGGAAGAAAAGGTGTTTTTTTCATATCTAATTCGACTGAGTTGGATCTTGCAGTTCAAGCGGCGAAAGAAATGAAAACAAGTGATTTAGATATATTTTTTAATTTGGATGAAAATATTCCTAAATGGCGGCAATTACTTAAACTATGA
- a CDS encoding glycosyltransferase family 4 protein — protein sequence MILGIDASNIRGGGGVTHLVELLKAAEPKQFQFQKVIVWGGRSTLDKIEERSWMEKVYEPLLNKSLFHRIYWGKFLLPKRISTGKVDLLFVPGANYSGNFKPYVSMSQNLLPFEWKEIKRYGFSKNFFRLILLFFSQTLSFKKADGIIFLTEFARKVVFDKINLLNKQTEVVFHGINQKFFQKPKSAKDISNYSIDKPFKILYVSFVGEYKHQWNVVYAVGKLMKNGYPITFDLVGGADEKKPVERLKLAINDVDPLNKYIHYHSSIQYSEIEIKYKEADLFVFASSCETFGQIVLEAMAAGLPIVCSELSAMKEILKDAGDYFNPLDIESIEESIKRVIDSKDKRNEYSNRAYVLAKEFSWKRTANQTFGFFHKIKGRFDKV from the coding sequence ATGATTTTAGGTATTGATGCCTCCAATATAAGAGGCGGCGGAGGAGTGACCCATTTGGTTGAGCTCTTGAAAGCCGCTGAACCTAAACAGTTTCAATTTCAGAAAGTTATTGTTTGGGGTGGTAGATCTACATTAGATAAAATAGAAGAACGTTCTTGGATGGAAAAAGTTTATGAACCACTTCTAAATAAATCCTTGTTTCATCGGATATATTGGGGAAAGTTTCTCTTACCTAAAAGAATTTCAACTGGGAAAGTAGATTTATTATTTGTTCCAGGTGCAAATTATTCAGGTAATTTTAAACCTTATGTTTCGATGAGTCAGAACTTATTACCTTTTGAATGGAAAGAAATTAAAAGGTATGGGTTCTCGAAAAATTTTTTTCGTTTGATCCTTCTTTTTTTTAGTCAGACATTATCATTTAAGAAAGCCGATGGGATTATTTTTCTAACCGAATTTGCAAGGAAAGTTGTTTTTGATAAAATTAATTTGCTGAATAAACAAACTGAAGTTGTTTTTCATGGAATTAATCAAAAATTTTTTCAAAAACCTAAAAGTGCGAAAGATATCAGCAACTATTCAATAGATAAACCGTTTAAAATTTTATATGTGTCTTTTGTTGGTGAATACAAACACCAATGGAATGTAGTTTATGCAGTCGGGAAATTAATGAAAAACGGATATCCGATTACTTTCGACTTAGTTGGAGGTGCTGATGAAAAAAAACCGGTCGAAAGGTTAAAATTAGCAATAAACGATGTTGATCCTTTAAACAAATACATTCACTATCATAGTTCTATACAGTATTCGGAAATAGAAATTAAATACAAAGAAGCAGACCTTTTTGTTTTTGCCTCTTCCTGTGAAACATTTGGACAAATAGTCCTAGAGGCAATGGCTGCCGGTCTTCCTATTGTTTGTTCTGAGCTCTCGGCAATGAAAGAAATATTAAAAGATGCAGGTGATTATTTTAATCCATTGGATATTGAATCAATCGAAGAATCGATAAAACGAGTTATTGATTCAAAAGACAAACGAAATGAATATTCAAATAGAGCCTACGTACTTGCTAAGGAGTTTTCCTGGAAAAGAACGGCTAACCAAACATTTGGCTTTTTTCATAAAATAAAAGGAAGATTTGATAAAGTATGA
- the rfbF gene encoding glucose-1-phosphate cytidylyltransferase, which produces MKTVILCGGLGTRLSEETTVKPKPMVEIAGKPILWHIMKIYEYFGYNEFVLALGYKGEVIKDYFINYHARMSDLTVSLKSGTARYSNPTAEDWKVDMIDTGALTMTGGRLLRLKDQLANSGTFMLTYGDGVSNVDIGKLVEFHKSHGKLATVTAVRPPVRFGELAITGNQVTQFQEKPQAEVGWINGGFFVFEPEVLNYIKDDSIMLERAPLEALAKEGQLMAFHHPDYWQCMDTLRDKQTLEELWQHNKAPWKLK; this is translated from the coding sequence ATGAAAACTGTCATACTATGCGGTGGTTTAGGAACTCGTTTGAGTGAGGAAACAACAGTAAAACCAAAACCAATGGTGGAAATTGCTGGAAAACCAATTCTCTGGCATATTATGAAAATATACGAATACTTCGGATACAATGAGTTTGTATTGGCACTTGGATATAAAGGCGAAGTGATTAAGGATTATTTTATTAATTATCATGCCAGGATGAGTGACCTCACTGTAAGTTTGAAGTCTGGAACTGCGCGTTATTCCAATCCAACTGCTGAAGACTGGAAAGTTGACATGATAGATACAGGGGCATTAACAATGACGGGTGGACGATTACTTCGCCTGAAAGACCAATTAGCAAATTCTGGTACATTTATGCTTACCTATGGCGATGGTGTTTCCAATGTAGATATTGGAAAACTAGTCGAGTTTCATAAATCACATGGAAAACTGGCAACTGTAACTGCAGTTAGGCCTCCCGTCCGTTTTGGTGAATTAGCTATTACTGGGAATCAAGTAACTCAATTCCAAGAGAAACCACAAGCAGAAGTCGGTTGGATCAATGGTGGATTTTTTGTTTTCGAACCTGAAGTATTGAATTATATTAAAGATGATTCCATAATGTTAGAAAGAGCTCCGTTGGAGGCTCTTGCAAAGGAAGGACAACTTATGGCATTTCATCATCCTGATTATTGGCAATGTATGGATACTCTAAGAGACAAACAGACGTTAGAAGAATTGTGGCAACATAATAAAGCTCCTTGGAAATTGAAATAA
- a CDS encoding glycosyltransferase family 2 protein — protein MNPFISIVIPTYNHSHFLKKSLGSVVTQSYINWEAIVIDNHSSDTTDEVVNSFSDSRIRLKKIHNHGIIASSRNLGILESKGEWISFLDSDDFWYSDKLEKTVSEIIKLKNEVEVICHNEFMVYLDSDGKSILKYGPYEMDFYRKMLFYGNRLSTSATTVNRKFLFEKKLLFSEEKEFVTVEDYDLWLRLANENARFCFIQETLGEYTIHGSNQSGSLDRHMNHLENLIKHHVFQIQSFELDKNKLWRKFRSRLKFDKAIVYLREKRLSQAVILLIRSFFNSPSVFVTLLTAKISKWI, from the coding sequence ATGAATCCTTTTATCTCTATAGTCATTCCCACATACAATCATTCGCATTTTTTGAAAAAATCATTAGGATCTGTGGTTACTCAATCTTATATAAATTGGGAAGCGATAGTGATTGATAATCATTCATCCGATACTACAGATGAAGTTGTTAATTCCTTCAGCGACTCCCGCATTCGTTTGAAAAAAATACACAACCACGGTATTATTGCAAGTTCGAGAAATCTTGGAATCTTGGAATCAAAGGGAGAATGGATTTCTTTTTTAGATTCAGATGATTTTTGGTATTCTGATAAATTAGAAAAAACTGTATCAGAAATAATAAAACTAAAAAACGAAGTAGAAGTGATTTGTCATAATGAATTTATGGTTTACCTGGATTCTGACGGAAAATCAATTTTAAAATACGGTCCTTACGAAATGGATTTCTATAGGAAAATGTTATTTTACGGCAATCGATTATCTACTTCCGCAACAACTGTGAATCGAAAATTTCTTTTTGAGAAAAAACTTCTATTTAGCGAAGAGAAAGAGTTTGTAACAGTGGAAGATTATGATTTATGGTTGCGGTTAGCCAATGAAAATGCGAGATTTTGTTTCATTCAGGAAACTCTAGGCGAATATACAATTCATGGTTCAAACCAATCAGGTTCTTTGGATAGACATATGAACCACCTGGAAAATTTAATTAAACATCATGTTTTCCAAATACAGAGTTTTGAATTAGATAAAAATAAACTTTGGAGGAAATTTCGTTCAAGACTCAAGTTTGATAAGGCCATTGTGTATTTAAGAGAAAAAAGATTATCACAGGCAGTTATTTTGTTGATTCGCTCATTTTTTAATTCTCCTTCAGTGTTTGTTACTTTATTAACTGCTAAAATTAGTAAATGGATTTGA
- a CDS encoding dTDP-4-dehydrorhamnose 3,5-epimerase family protein: MSAILLGIVISPLKEIFDPKGSVLHMMRSDDPEFTSFGECYISEVNFGSVKAWKFHKKQTQNFSVPSGQIKLVLYDDRDDSPTKGNLQEVVLGRPNEYKRIKIPPRIWYGFTCVSENTALIVNFTDIPHDPLESNRLPDNDPSIPYQWNL, encoded by the coding sequence ATGTCCGCAATTTTGTTAGGGATAGTTATTTCACCTCTGAAAGAAATTTTTGATCCGAAAGGTTCAGTACTTCATATGATGCGTTCTGATGATCCTGAGTTTACTAGTTTTGGAGAATGTTATATCTCTGAAGTAAATTTTGGATCCGTTAAGGCGTGGAAATTTCACAAGAAACAAACTCAAAATTTTTCTGTCCCATCTGGCCAAATTAAATTGGTACTTTATGATGATCGGGACGATTCTCCTACGAAAGGGAATTTGCAGGAAGTGGTTCTCGGTAGGCCAAACGAATATAAACGGATTAAAATTCCTCCGAGAATCTGGTATGGATTTACTTGTGTTTCTGAAAATACCGCACTCATAGTTAATTTTACAGATATACCACACGATCCTTTAGAATCAAATCGATTACCGGATAATGATCCTTCGATTCCATATCAATGGAATTTATGA
- a CDS encoding polysaccharide deacetylase family protein, whose amino-acid sequence MSILHKILAASHLPLKFSNSIAKFLKIKVNSDLRVLLYHDIPLDKQELFLAQLQELSKVWKFVSPEEFEEMILGNKEIVGKNLLLSFDDGYISNRRVTEEVLEKMGIKALFFIISDFVSISNYEDSKTFVSANVYPDYTPEQVPDSWLPMNWNDLKFLLEKGHSIGSHTKTHARLSKIENLDQLKDEIINSKQILENKLGITIKHFAYTFGDLGSFSEIALSIAKTNYEFVHTGLRGNNFKTYPWAIRREATSPEDSLQLISAFLEGGADVLYKKKLQIYESWGLN is encoded by the coding sequence ATGTCAATTCTACATAAAATACTCGCGGCATCACATCTGCCTTTAAAGTTTTCCAATTCAATTGCTAAGTTTTTGAAAATTAAAGTTAATTCTGATTTAAGGGTTTTATTGTATCATGATATTCCTTTAGACAAGCAGGAACTTTTTCTTGCCCAATTGCAGGAATTATCGAAAGTCTGGAAATTTGTTTCTCCGGAAGAATTCGAAGAAATGATATTGGGAAATAAGGAAATTGTCGGAAAAAACCTACTTTTGAGTTTTGATGATGGTTATATTTCCAATCGAAGAGTAACAGAAGAAGTTTTAGAGAAAATGGGTATTAAGGCCTTATTTTTTATTATATCGGACTTTGTTTCTATTTCTAATTACGAAGATAGTAAAACATTTGTATCAGCAAATGTTTACCCTGACTATACACCGGAACAAGTACCTGATTCTTGGCTACCCATGAATTGGAATGATTTAAAGTTTCTTTTAGAAAAAGGTCATTCTATTGGCTCTCATACGAAAACACATGCAAGATTATCAAAGATAGAAAATTTAGATCAATTAAAAGATGAAATTATAAATTCCAAACAAATTCTTGAAAATAAGTTAGGAATTACTATCAAACATTTTGCATATACTTTTGGTGACTTAGGAAGTTTTAGTGAAATAGCTTTATCAATTGCAAAAACAAATTACGAATTTGTTCACACTGGACTAAGAGGAAATAATTTTAAAACCTATCCTTGGGCCATAAGAAGAGAAGCCACTTCTCCTGAAGATTCATTACAGTTAATTTCTGCCTTTTTAGAAGGCGGAGCAGATGTTTTATATAAAAAGAAACTTCAAATTTATGAATCTTGGGGTTTAAATTGA
- a CDS encoding 2OG-Fe(II) oxygenase, producing the protein MTNLINREELVSILQKRLSSKKSDLKKFFHNSVDEIGVRYCYLDDLLPKEIANQIHSVFPKKNEMRLLDSFREKKYTSKNFDHFDPLLKDITFAIQDERVIKVIEEITGIIDQKPDPSLYAGGLSLMEKGNFLNPHIDNSHEMTRTMYRTLNLLYYVNPNWSLEKGGNLELWDTSVRNNITIESSFNRLVLMETNPKSWHSVSPVTVDEIRICVSNYYFSKTSPIGKEYFNVTSFSARPNQKFVRLFSSIDNKLRSFIRHIKKDGFGKKDLYQNHKNT; encoded by the coding sequence ATGACAAATTTAATCAACAGAGAAGAATTAGTTTCAATTCTTCAAAAAAGACTTTCTTCGAAAAAGAGCGACTTAAAAAAATTCTTTCATAATTCGGTAGATGAAATTGGAGTGCGATATTGTTATTTAGACGATTTGCTTCCGAAAGAAATTGCCAACCAAATTCATTCTGTTTTTCCTAAAAAAAACGAAATGCGTTTATTGGATAGTTTTCGAGAAAAAAAATATACATCCAAAAACTTTGACCATTTTGATCCTCTACTTAAAGATATTACTTTTGCAATTCAGGACGAGCGAGTGATCAAAGTAATTGAAGAAATAACAGGTATTATAGATCAAAAACCAGATCCTTCTCTGTATGCCGGTGGCCTTAGTTTGATGGAAAAAGGAAACTTTTTAAACCCTCATATAGATAATTCACATGAAATGACCCGAACTATGTATCGTACATTAAACCTTTTGTATTATGTAAATCCGAATTGGTCGTTAGAGAAGGGTGGAAATTTAGAACTTTGGGATACTTCCGTAAGAAATAATATAACCATTGAAAGTTCGTTTAACAGATTAGTTCTTATGGAAACAAATCCGAAATCATGGCATTCTGTAAGTCCAGTAACAGTAGATGAAATCAGGATTTGTGTTTCCAATTATTATTTTTCAAAAACGTCTCCCATTGGAAAAGAATATTTTAATGTAACCAGTTTTAGTGCTAGACCGAATCAAAAATTTGTCAGATTGTTTTCTTCAATTGATAACAAACTTAGAAGTTTTATCCGTCACATTAAAAAAGACGGATTTGGTAAAAAAGATTTGTATCAGAATCATAAAAACACATAG
- a CDS encoding SDR family oxidoreductase, which yields MSTYRILITGGSGLLGGRLVQYFSAIDNIEIYLGTSKPLELPSYVKSGKVRFLDWDSESSLKSACLDTNVIIHCAGMNAQDCQKNPERALEFNGFTTGKLLDAAIKMNVSRFIYISTAHVYDSPLKGLVTENSPLLNSHPYATSNVSGEQQVNQRYDRITGINVRLSNAYGAPVSPLVNCWMLLVNDLCKQAVTTNQMVLKTSGIQIRDFIPISEVCRAIHHLLNLPLNMDEHTFNLGGNMSMSVWDMALLIQKRCKEVLGFSPNLQRVSPSTNEVSENFEYDTTKLLSTGYKYLNYYQSEIDQLLYFCNLNFKNVN from the coding sequence ATGAGTACATATAGAATATTAATTACTGGAGGTTCTGGATTACTCGGTGGGCGATTAGTTCAGTATTTTTCTGCAATAGATAATATTGAAATATATTTAGGAACTAGTAAGCCACTCGAACTTCCAAGTTATGTAAAATCAGGAAAAGTAAGGTTTTTGGATTGGGATTCGGAATCGTCTTTAAAATCTGCCTGCCTAGATACAAATGTTATCATTCATTGTGCAGGAATGAATGCACAGGATTGCCAAAAAAATCCAGAAAGAGCACTTGAATTCAATGGATTTACGACTGGTAAACTTTTAGATGCCGCAATAAAAATGAATGTTTCAAGGTTTATCTACATTTCAACTGCACATGTTTATGACAGTCCATTAAAAGGTCTTGTGACTGAAAATTCACCGCTTCTAAATTCACATCCTTATGCAACTAGTAATGTTTCCGGCGAACAACAGGTAAATCAACGTTATGATCGAATTACTGGAATTAACGTTCGTTTATCCAATGCTTATGGAGCTCCTGTATCTCCCTTAGTCAATTGTTGGATGTTGTTAGTGAATGATCTTTGTAAACAGGCAGTGACTACGAATCAAATGGTATTAAAAACTTCAGGAATACAAATCAGGGATTTTATTCCTATATCGGAAGTTTGTCGAGCCATTCATCATCTCCTGAATCTTCCACTGAACATGGACGAACATACATTTAATTTGGGTGGAAATATGTCGATGAGTGTATGGGATATGGCATTATTAATCCAAAAAAGATGTAAAGAAGTTCTAGGTTTTTCGCCAAATTTACAAAGAGTTTCACCTTCTACAAATGAAGTTTCCGAAAATTTTGAATATGATACTACAAAACTTTTATCTACCGGATATAAATATTTGAATTACTATCAATCTGAAATTGATCAGTTATTATATTTTTGCAACTTAAACTTTAAGAACGTTAACTAG
- the rfbG gene encoding CDP-glucose 4,6-dehydratase produces MFQNIYYGKRVLITGHTGFKGAWLSVWLHSLGADVAGFSLDVPTETNHFELLELPKKIKDFRGDIRDRNALAKTIDEFKPQFIFHMSAQALVRKSYLDPVETFETNVMGMVNLLDLVRTRDWIDVAVLITSDKAYRNDEWCWGYRETDALGGHDPYSGSKSCADLVAHSFYHSFLKESKTRIAITRAGNVIGGGDWAADRIVPDCIKAWSKGETVSIRSPLATRPWQHVLEPLSGYLLLGAKLYQNQEGLDGEAFNFGPEASVNQTVSELLDAMATRWPGVHWSVPEGFEVGGKEAKLLKLSCDKVLFHLNWQAVLGFNDTVAFTVDWYRNWLESKSNIYEFTLSQINRYCELAAKKNYVWIS; encoded by the coding sequence ATGTTTCAGAATATTTATTATGGTAAAAGAGTATTAATTACCGGACATACCGGCTTCAAAGGAGCTTGGTTGTCAGTCTGGTTACATTCGTTAGGTGCAGATGTTGCAGGTTTCTCATTGGATGTACCAACGGAAACAAATCATTTCGAATTATTAGAACTACCTAAGAAAATAAAAGATTTTCGGGGAGATATCCGAGATCGTAATGCTCTTGCTAAAACAATTGATGAATTTAAACCTCAGTTCATTTTTCATATGTCCGCACAAGCGCTTGTTAGAAAATCTTATTTAGATCCAGTAGAAACATTTGAAACTAACGTTATGGGAATGGTGAACCTCCTTGATTTAGTTCGCACAAGAGATTGGATCGATGTGGCTGTTTTGATTACTAGTGATAAAGCTTATCGAAACGATGAATGGTGTTGGGGTTACAGAGAGACAGATGCACTTGGTGGACACGACCCTTACAGCGGATCAAAAAGTTGTGCTGATTTAGTAGCTCATTCATTTTATCATTCCTTTCTAAAAGAATCTAAAACTAGAATTGCTATCACAAGAGCTGGGAATGTGATTGGAGGTGGTGACTGGGCCGCTGATCGAATTGTACCTGATTGTATTAAAGCTTGGTCCAAAGGTGAAACTGTATCTATCAGAAGTCCCTTGGCTACTCGCCCTTGGCAACATGTTTTGGAACCATTGAGCGGATATTTATTGTTAGGTGCAAAATTATACCAAAACCAGGAAGGTTTGGATGGAGAGGCTTTTAATTTTGGACCGGAAGCCAGTGTCAATCAAACTGTGTCTGAATTATTGGATGCGATGGCAACTCGATGGCCAGGTGTTCATTGGTCTGTACCCGAAGGTTTCGAAGTTGGTGGGAAAGAAGCAAAACTACTTAAGTTGTCTTGTGATAAAGTTCTTTTTCATTTGAACTGGCAAGCCGTTCTTGGATTTAACGATACAGTTGCTTTTACAGTCGATTGGTATAGAAATTGGTTGGAATCTAAATCTAATATTTACGAATTTACCTTATCGCAGATCAATCGATACTGTGAATTAGCTGCAAAGAAAAATTACGTTTGGATTTCCTGA